In bacterium, a single genomic region encodes these proteins:
- a CDS encoding sugar ABC transporter substrate-binding protein, producing MRSIRPAVLCLALCALLVAPTFSQAQAPTTVSYWLWLDDPTDPMFPAVIKEFNDSHPGIRVVPQVIPLDQFHDKLVTAISAGSGPDASRFKDWWLGEFVQAGALEPLSPYVAHWGGRTDVIANLWNTGRISPTGLIYMMPHQFITFYLYYRKDWFQQAGLQPPRTFDEFVAAAKRLTDPAHNRYGFGLRGGGGGQDQWLAFMVAGGARMVDALGHVVINSPKAVAVNQWYIDLYRTQKVAPPSAPSDAYAQVLGAFEGGITAMFAHHVGSSVLVTDKLGASAVGVIPIPVADPKAPATMATMAGNVVLRGSKNKAAAWTFISWLTERKAMDEWSRSRQGQLPVLTSLAASPSYQNNPFFKTSFDEAKYAITWPGLPGVGYVSAQLWQQLMQQALLGQISSQQMLDRIATALASK from the coding sequence ATGCGGAGTATCCGTCCCGCCGTGTTGTGCCTTGCGTTGTGCGCCCTATTGGTCGCGCCGACGTTCAGCCAGGCCCAGGCGCCGACGACGGTCTCGTACTGGTTGTGGTTGGATGATCCGACCGATCCGATGTTCCCAGCGGTCATCAAGGAGTTCAACGACTCGCACCCCGGGATCCGCGTCGTGCCGCAGGTGATTCCACTCGACCAGTTTCACGACAAGCTGGTGACCGCGATCTCCGCCGGGAGCGGCCCCGACGCCTCGCGGTTCAAGGACTGGTGGCTCGGTGAGTTCGTGCAGGCGGGCGCGCTGGAACCGCTGTCGCCGTACGTCGCGCACTGGGGCGGCCGGACCGATGTGATCGCCAACCTGTGGAACACCGGCCGCATCTCGCCCACCGGCCTGATCTACATGATGCCGCACCAGTTCATCACGTTCTACTTGTACTACCGGAAGGACTGGTTCCAGCAGGCCGGGCTGCAGCCGCCGCGGACGTTCGACGAGTTCGTAGCCGCGGCGAAGCGCCTCACCGACCCGGCGCACAACCGATACGGGTTTGGGCTGCGCGGCGGTGGCGGCGGCCAGGACCAGTGGTTGGCGTTCATGGTGGCGGGCGGCGCCCGGATGGTGGACGCGCTCGGCCATGTCGTCATCAATTCGCCGAAGGCCGTGGCGGTCAATCAGTGGTACATCGATCTGTACCGGACGCAGAAAGTCGCGCCGCCGAGCGCGCCGAGCGACGCGTACGCGCAGGTGCTGGGGGCGTTCGAAGGCGGGATTACCGCCATGTTTGCGCACCACGTCGGGTCGTCGGTGCTGGTCACCGATAAGCTCGGCGCCAGCGCGGTTGGCGTGATCCCGATCCCGGTCGCGGACCCGAAGGCGCCGGCCACGATGGCGACGATGGCGGGGAACGTGGTGCTCCGCGGGTCGAAGAACAAGGCGGCGGCGTGGACATTCATCTCCTGGCTGACCGAACGCAAGGCGATGGACGAGTGGAGCCGGTCGCGGCAGGGACAGCTGCCCGTCCTCACGTCGCTGGCGGCCAGCCCCTCCTACCAGAACAACCCGTTCTTTAAGACATCGTTCGACGAGGCGAAGTACGCGATCACCTGGCCAGGGCTGCCGGGGGTGGGGTATGTCTCCGCGCAACTGTGGCAGCAGTTGATGCAGCAGGCGCTGCTCGGACAGATTTCGAGCCAACAGATGCTTGATCGCATCGCGACGGCGCTCGCGTCCAAGTAA
- a CDS encoding sugar ABC transporter permease: protein MVSAARGAVLRPPASRARSDRARAYLLLAPACALLLGLIAYPLLRAVWLSVHDVRLLQLGTATYVGGAQYVASWADPTFWIGVRQTVIWTVGVVGAQLVFGMCGALLLNKPFRGRAFWRGVALVPWASSSVLVALMWLWLLDSNYGVLNDVLRRLGLLHTAFAWLAEPRTALPAVMLAAIWQGTPFFAVMLLAGLQAIPEDLYEAARIDGGNAWAAFRYVTLPLLRPTILITTMLRTMWVANYMDLTFVMTGGGPGVATLTVPLYAYFAAYKRLAIGSGAAVAMQLAVVLAGAVLIYMRLLGSVEAAE, encoded by the coding sequence ATGGTCAGTGCGGCGCGGGGCGCCGTGCTCCGCCCCCCGGCGTCCCGTGCGCGGTCCGATCGGGCGCGCGCGTACCTGCTGCTGGCGCCCGCGTGTGCGCTGTTGCTCGGGCTGATCGCCTATCCGTTGCTGCGGGCGGTCTGGCTGAGCGTGCACGACGTTCGGCTGCTCCAACTCGGGACTGCGACGTACGTGGGCGGGGCCCAGTACGTGGCCTCGTGGGCCGACCCGACGTTTTGGATCGGGGTGCGCCAGACCGTGATTTGGACCGTTGGGGTCGTGGGCGCACAACTCGTCTTCGGGATGTGCGGGGCGCTCCTGCTGAACAAGCCCTTCCGCGGGCGGGCGTTCTGGCGGGGGGTTGCCCTCGTTCCTTGGGCCAGTTCAAGCGTCCTGGTGGCCCTGATGTGGCTGTGGCTGCTCGACAGCAACTACGGGGTGCTGAACGATGTCTTGCGCCGCCTCGGGCTGCTCCACACGGCGTTTGCTTGGCTCGCCGAGCCGAGGACGGCGCTCCCGGCCGTGATGCTGGCGGCGATATGGCAGGGGACCCCGTTCTTCGCGGTCATGCTGTTGGCCGGTCTCCAGGCGATTCCGGAGGACCTGTACGAGGCCGCGCGGATCGACGGCGGCAATGCGTGGGCCGCGTTTCGGTACGTCACGCTGCCGCTGCTCCGCCCGACGATCCTGATCACGACCATGCTCCGCACGATGTGGGTGGCCAACTACATGGACCTGACGTTTGTCATGACGGGAGGCGGTCCGGGTGTGGCCACGCTGACCGTCCCGCTGTACGCGTACTTCGCCGCGTACAAGCGACTGGCGATCGGCTCCGGGGCGGCCGTCGCGATGCAACTGGCCGTGGTGCTGGCGGGCGCCGTGCTCATTTACATGCGGCTCCTGGGTTCGGTCGAGGCCGCCGAATGA
- a CDS encoding carbohydrate ABC transporter permease: MSRTLRNLPHRVLLTAWLGMVILPYLWMLVTSLKEPRELYVFPVRYWPAHPTLAGFAQLFQTTPFPRYMLNSFVVATGTCVIALTAATAASYALSRLPMRGKRVLLFVFLATQLFPAILLVIPLFVIMRSLHLLNTYGSLILADAAFAVPFSTWLMTGFFNALPRELDEAATIDGCGRLQAFRYVLLPLVAPGFAAAGTYIFLYSWNEFIYALTFTADASARTIPVGLQTFMGEFIIRWDLLMAGGVITAVPVIVLFMVVQRELIAGLTAGAVKG, encoded by the coding sequence ATGAGTCGGACCCTTCGCAACCTACCGCACCGGGTGCTACTCACCGCGTGGTTGGGCATGGTGATCCTCCCGTACCTCTGGATGCTGGTGACCTCCCTGAAGGAGCCACGCGAGCTATACGTCTTTCCGGTGCGATACTGGCCCGCGCACCCAACGCTCGCGGGGTTCGCGCAGCTGTTTCAGACCACCCCGTTCCCGCGCTACATGTTGAACAGCTTTGTCGTCGCGACCGGCACCTGCGTCATCGCGCTCACTGCCGCGACGGCGGCCAGCTACGCGCTCTCCCGTCTCCCGATGCGCGGGAAGCGGGTGCTGTTGTTCGTCTTCTTGGCGACGCAGCTGTTCCCGGCGATCCTGCTCGTCATTCCGCTCTTCGTGATCATGCGCTCGCTGCACCTGTTGAACACGTACGGCTCGTTGATCCTCGCGGACGCGGCGTTTGCGGTGCCGTTCTCGACGTGGTTGATGACCGGGTTCTTCAACGCGCTGCCCCGAGAGCTCGACGAGGCGGCGACGATCGATGGGTGCGGGCGGCTGCAGGCGTTTCGCTATGTCCTGTTGCCCCTGGTGGCCCCCGGATTCGCGGCCGCGGGCACGTACATCTTCCTGTACTCCTGGAACGAGTTCATCTACGCGCTGACCTTCACCGCGGACGCGAGCGCGCGGACCATCCCGGTCGGCCTCCAAACGTTCATGGGCGAGTTCATCATCCGCTGGGATCTGCTGATGGCCGGCGGTGTGATCACCGCGGTGCCGGTCATCGTCCTGTTCATGGTTGTGCAACGGGAACTCATCGCCGGGCTCACCGCCGGCGCTGTCAAGGGATAG
- a CDS encoding transketolase — MPSTRSYAALPLERAAAQIRRDVIAQTVVAASGHPGGALGAAEILATLYFRELRHDPAAPDWPDRDRFVLSNGHLCAGLYSALARTGYFPPAELLTFRRIGSRLQGHPSHVDLPGIETSGGPLGQGLSVANGIALGVRLRRVPARVYCLVGDGELQEGQIWEAAMTAAHYRLDRVCLIVNDNGLQIDGATSLVKRVDPIAPRFQAFGWRVHEIDGHDLDAIAGAFERFHETQDLPTAIVAKTVMGRGVSFMEGDAKWHGTAPSEDQAVQALRELPSGFAADLWGGAPA; from the coding sequence GTGCCCAGTACGCGATCGTACGCGGCCCTCCCGCTCGAGCGGGCTGCCGCGCAGATTCGGCGCGATGTCATCGCGCAGACGGTGGTGGCCGCCAGCGGACACCCCGGCGGGGCGCTCGGGGCCGCGGAGATTCTGGCGACGCTGTATTTTCGCGAGTTGCGACACGATCCGGCCGCGCCGGACTGGCCCGATCGCGACCGCTTCGTTCTGAGCAACGGGCATTTGTGCGCGGGCCTGTATTCCGCGCTGGCCCGCACCGGATACTTCCCGCCGGCAGAGCTCCTGACGTTCCGGCGGATCGGGTCCCGCCTGCAGGGGCATCCCTCGCACGTCGATCTTCCCGGCATCGAGACGTCGGGCGGGCCGCTGGGGCAGGGGTTGTCCGTGGCCAACGGGATCGCGCTCGGCGTGCGGCTGAGGCGGGTGCCCGCCCGCGTGTATTGTCTGGTGGGAGACGGGGAGCTGCAGGAGGGCCAGATCTGGGAAGCGGCCATGACCGCGGCCCACTACCGCCTCGATCGCGTCTGCCTGATCGTGAACGACAACGGGCTGCAGATCGACGGCGCTACGTCGCTCGTGAAGCGGGTCGATCCGATCGCCCCACGCTTCCAGGCGTTTGGCTGGCGCGTCCACGAGATCGACGGACACGACCTCGACGCGATCGCGGGCGCGTTTGAACGATTTCACGAAACGCAGGACCTGCCGACGGCGATCGTCGCGAAGACGGTGATGGGGAGGGGGGTGTCCTTCATGGAAGGGGATGCCAAGTGGCACGGGACCGCGCCGTCCGAAGACCAGGCGGTGCAGGCGTTGCGAGAACTGCCGTCCGGGTTCGCCGCCGATCTGTGGGGTGGTGCACCCGCATGA
- a CDS encoding transketolase family protein encodes MTVELAARERKAMRDAFGEALVDLAQVDERIVALTADLAESVRVHHFAARFPDRFFQMGVAEQDMIGTAAGLALAGFIPFATTFAVFATSRANEQVRLAVAYNRANVKIAVSHGGLSVGEDGATHQALEDLSAMRELPGMTVVAPADAYEAAKATRAAAAHLGPVYLRLGRTATPIVTDPDTPFELGKGYVMRRGDDLTVAATGTMVPVALDAAALLSRSGIGARVVNLHTIKPFDLALVGRAARETGAIVTVEEHSILGGLGSAVCEAVAGLRPVPVERVGIQDTFGESGTPDALWQKYGLTPAAIVDAAHRVLARKGTRA; translated from the coding sequence ATGACCGTGGAATTGGCGGCCCGCGAACGGAAGGCGATGCGCGATGCCTTCGGGGAAGCGCTCGTCGACCTGGCCCAGGTCGACGAGCGGATCGTTGCGCTGACAGCCGATCTCGCCGAGTCGGTGCGCGTGCACCATTTCGCGGCACGATTTCCCGACCGGTTCTTCCAGATGGGCGTCGCCGAGCAGGACATGATCGGTACCGCCGCCGGCTTGGCGCTCGCGGGATTCATTCCGTTCGCGACCACCTTTGCCGTGTTCGCGACCAGCCGCGCCAATGAGCAGGTACGTCTCGCCGTCGCCTACAACCGGGCCAATGTGAAGATCGCGGTCAGCCACGGCGGCCTGAGCGTCGGGGAGGACGGCGCGACACATCAAGCCCTCGAGGACCTCAGCGCGATGCGGGAGCTCCCGGGGATGACCGTTGTCGCACCGGCGGATGCGTACGAGGCCGCGAAAGCCACACGGGCGGCGGCCGCGCATCTTGGCCCGGTGTATCTCCGCCTCGGCCGTACCGCCACGCCGATCGTGACCGATCCGGACACGCCGTTTGAGTTGGGGAAGGGCTACGTGATGCGCCGGGGGGACGATCTCACCGTGGCGGCGACGGGCACCATGGTGCCCGTCGCGCTCGATGCCGCAGCGCTGTTGAGCCGATCTGGCATCGGCGCTCGCGTCGTGAACTTGCACACGATCAAGCCGTTCGATCTTGCGCTCGTGGGACGCGCGGCGCGGGAGACCGGCGCGATCGTCACGGTCGAGGAGCATTCGATCCTCGGCGGCCTCGGGAGTGCGGTGTGCGAAGCTGTGGCCGGTCTAAGACCGGTGCCGGTCGAGCGCGTGGGCATTCAGGATACCTTCGGCGAGTCCGGCACGCCGGACGCACTGTGGCAGAAGTACGGCCTAACTCCCGCGGCGATCGTTGACGCGGCCCACCGGGTGCTCGCGCGAAAGGGTACGCGCGCGTGA